The Primulina huaijiensis isolate GDHJ02 chromosome 6, ASM1229523v2, whole genome shotgun sequence genomic sequence GCTAGGAAAGTCACAGTCTTCCCGGCGATAGCGGTGGTGGAGGTGGCGGTACAAGTAGTACGAGAGCGGCTAAGTTCTGCCAGTAGCTTCTTTTTCAACTTAGTGTTCCAGTAATTCTTCACATCGTTGTCTGTTCTTCCTGGCAAGTGTGAAGCTATGACAGACCATCTGATATGTAAAACAAAACTTAAAAGCATTTACTCATAaattcatgataaaaaaaaaaaaacaaatattcttAATATGAATCAGCTTCtagatataaataattattaaacatgCATGCCTGCTTCCGAGTATGTTGTAAAGATTCAAGATGGTTTTTTCTTCCTCTTGTGTAAAAGAGCCATGTTTAATATCAGGTCTTAGGTAGTTGAGCCATCTGAGGCGACAACTCTTGCCACAACGCTTAAGGCCTGAGGAACAATATTAAAATCATCGGGGAATTAAGCAAACAATGCATACATAAAGCATGGATGGAATTAGACTCCAAATGAACAAGTTTTCATGCATCATTAGTATGTTTCATCCTTTGAATGAATAGGATCACGATTGATATCTGATACAGATTTTCAGATGTTTTATGGCTTGTTTCATGATTTGAAAGGACCCTTATTTTAACAAGTGTCATGAAATATGTAACAAACATCCGATCAATGTAGTAACCTATATACCAAACGTTTTGGAGTTTGAAGCATGAACTAATGTGATCAAAGCAATCCCAaatgaaaacataaaaaaacaagCAAAGAAAGAAAGGAAGATATGATAAGTTTGGACGATGACAAAACATCTGAAGAACATCGAACTACGGCTGAGGGCGAGAAACTCGGTTTTACTGATAATGATCCTCGTAACTTTGAATATCTTGAGTTTGAGAGAGGATGATTGCACGTACGTACCAGCCTTTTGTGGCAAAGCTATCCAGTTGCCACCAGTGCCATGCTTGTTGAGGTAATCCTTGAGAGTTGCATCTTCTTCTGAAGACCAACTCCCCCTTTTCACCTTAGTTTTATCACAGCAAGGGCTTCTCCCCATAATACAAATTCACACACAGATGCACTCACTAAGGCGGAAAATGTATGTATAGGTGGAGGATACTGAAAATGTGCAAGTACAGAGTAATTTCCAATATATGAAAAAGGTAACGTCGGTCTTCTCTTGTTTCCACATACGTTTGTTTCGCTAGTCCTCTATATAAAAAGCTTGACTTCGCCATGCACTTTCACATACTAATAAGTCTCCATTCAAATTTGTGGCGTTAACACGCTTTGGTCTATAATTATAGAACTGGTAACCATCATGCTCtccacgtaatataattattat encodes the following:
- the LOC140979312 gene encoding myb-related protein 330-like — its product is MGRSPCCDKTKVKRGSWSSEEDATLKDYLNKHGTGGNWIALPQKAGLKRCGKSCRLRWLNYLRPDIKHGSFTQEEEKTILNLYNILGSRWSVIASHLPGRTDNDVKNYWNTKLKKKLLAELSRSRTTCTATSTTAIAGKTVTFLAATNSLTPTPTYSTPFPQTTTNHPSSISNDPNNSPAPRIVCKDSDERLNQNITTSYPQSHQDSGTFMPSTLEMDEYYGVKGIPVDEYSYEVLSGLWSSMEAIELESNADFAQLFPF